The following is a genomic window from Apodemus sylvaticus chromosome 10, mApoSyl1.1, whole genome shotgun sequence.
GTTTGTCCCTGGCCCGCAAAAAGCATTcctggcttcccctggcttcctaaGCTTTGCTCGCTACCCCAAATCCTGCTCCCCGCTCCCTCACGTGAGCCTCACCGACCCCCATAGTGACTCACAGGCGTCACTGAGCAGGGCGTGCTCCATCACTGGGCCAGGCTTCTTCTCTGGAAGGCAGGGTGGTCAGGTGGGCCTGTCCCGGGCCCTCTGCCCAGCCCTCATTACAGGGGTTAGGGGAGTGAGTGCTGGAAGCCAGAACCCCAGATGCAGGAGACCTTCATTCCTGTTCCCAGCCTGTCTTTCCTCTCATCCACCCTCGGCCCCTCTCCTCTTTTACCCCAGGCTAGCCAGCTGTGCCCCGGTGTGCCCCAAACAGCAGCCTGAGAGGCCGTCTTACCATCTTCATCATTCTGGCTCCTTGGGTTCCTGTGGAGGGGCAGACAATGAGGGTTAGGGGCCACCACTAGGTTCTGAAAATCTGGGTTCTGTGAGGAATGGGTGAGGGCCAACCAATCAGTCTGACAAGTGGCATGGGAAGGAGGGCATCTTGGCCAGATAGCAGGTGCCTCAGAAGGGGCAGAGCTGTGGAAAGGCCTCTGAGCCTTTGTCCTCACCTGACTTGGCCCGAGGTCCTTTTGGGGCCCGCGCCATTGCCATTACTGGGCCGACTGTGGTTCTTAGCGCTGGTGGAATCCACCAAACACCGGGGCTCAACCAGCCACTTGGTGGAGAGAGAAAAGCGCTCAAACTCCGAAGGTGATATCAGATAGAAACCTGAGGAGAGGTAGAAGAGCCCCGAGTAAAGCCAGCTAGGGCTCCTGGGCCCTGTGGCTGAGATGGGGCCTCCCTCCCAGGGGGATGGGGACAGAGGCTGCCCAGGCAGAGCTCCACACCTGAGATCCCTGACAGGGCCCAAGAGACCCCTTCACCCTACCCAGCCTCACTGAGGCCCTAATCCTCATGCCTACCCACCTTGGCCATATTTGGTGAAGACGCAGGAGGCTATGCCGCTGACATCTTCGCGGCGGATGCAGCTATATCGCACCTGGGGCTTGAGCAGGGGCATGGAGACCACCTGGATGTCTCCCAAGTTGGTGAGCACCGCCAGGTGGTGCTCTCCGTACTCCTCAGCCCTGCAGCTGCCGAAGTGGGCGACACCGACGCGCCGTACTCGCGAGCCCTCCAGGGCGGTCAGCTTTAGCTTTAGCTTGGCGCTCACCTTGGGCAACGTGAATACCTGGGCACACGTGGCAGCCGGGCGTGAGTGGCACCATAACCAGACTATGGTTTTCCCACCCATCACCACCACTAGGACCTGGTCCTCTAGCAGACGCCCCATGCTGTGCCGCAAGTGCCTCTGGGTCTtaatgcccctcccctccccccagcccttaGATGCAACTCTTGGGTTAAGAAGACGCAAGGCCACTGTCTTCCAGTCTGGACAGACTCAGGTCCTGCTTCGGTGTTGCCACCTCTGACCTTTAGGTCTAAGGCTGACACATACAATAAGATCCCTTCCTTATTTCCTGTGACCCCATGGCCCTTACTCCAACACAACCCCCAGCTATCCTTAGCTATGTCCATTCGGGGCTGAACACTACCGACGTCTTGGGGACATCCCAGGGACCCTGTCATGTGGCACCTTGAATTGCTCCTCTGACACCACAAGCAACTGGTGGCTCCCTTGCATGTCTGGGCTCTTCGACAGGTCATGGGCTACTTCCAGGGGCTCGGGAAGGGGTACATTGTGTCCGTCAAGCACCAGGATGCCCACCACAGGTGCGCGATGCATTAGCTGGATCTCCTTGGCTGCAAAGGAGGTGGGTTGGGGGCAAGAGGCAGGTTGGGCACAGGGCGGTGATGACCGCACTCCCCAACCCAAGTAGATCGGGCCCTCTGTGTTTTCCCAGCCACCACTCACCCTGCTCTGCCCGCACAGGCTCGTCTGTTCTTCTTTCTGCAGGAGGCACACGCAGGGAAAAGGCGTAGACGGTACCTCCGTTGGTGCCGGCCCACAGCGAGGGACAGTGGCGGGAGCCTGCCAATAGAGTCAAGGTCAAGGTTTGGGAATCTAACTCCTGGCCCCGGGAGCTGAGCGGGGTGGCAACCCGGGTTTCCACCCAGCCTTGCTACCGAATCTCTAGAGTCAAGTTGGCaagcttttttttgggggggggggggtttggatttggtttttttttttttttgtcgagacagggtttctctgtgtagccctgtctgtcctggaactcactctgtagaccaggctggcctcgaactcagaaatccgcctggtTGGCAAGCTTTTTAAAGCATCAGTTCTCTCCTCTAAAAATGGATACACTGTGGGCCTCGCCAGCCTCCTGGGAAAGAGCTCCCTACTCTGGTAGTCCTGAACCCAGGACAGCTCTGCCCTTGCAGGGACACAGCACCACTCACGGCCAGCAGGGAAGAACTAGGCAGGGATTTAACGCTTCCACATGCTGCCTCCTGGGTGGCAAATTGAAGCTCAGGGCCAGAGAGGTCAGGTCACGTGTCTTAAGTCCGTACTTTAGTGAGCAGTGGAGCAAAGCTATCTAGTCAGGAAGCCTGGCTGTCAAGTCCCAGGGGACTGGAAAAAGCGGGCGTTGGCTTCAATTTCTGTCTGTACAATGGAGTAAGGGCCGCTCTGAGGGTCCCGGAAAGCATTACTGCCGCCATGATTTCACACCGGAAGTGCCCATCTGCCTGTTTCCTCATGTCAGAGAGCCCATCTCTCGGCGGCCTCATGGCATGGGTGTCTCCCTCCAGGGGATGTGTTCTACACCCCCAACCTCAGGCCGGCTACTCACTGTCCCTCAGGTAGGTATCAGCAAAATAGAGGGTCCGAACGAAGCCAGTGAAGGAGTCCTCTGCCGAGCGGGCCTCGATCTTGCGCTGCACGGGGGCCAGCTCCATGTTCTGCACGCCTGTCCGCTCCGCTTTGGTGTTCGCAGCCTGAGCCTGTGCCTGCAGGAAGGTGGGCTGGGCCTGAGGGTgggcttctgcctctgctcctcagaaCACCCGCTCGATCAACGCTAATCCTTCCGGGGAAGGGCTGGCCATAGCCATGCCAATCTGACTGCTTGGACCCGAGAGgactgggctggtggtcctggattccataagaaagcagactgagcaagccttgaggagcaagccagtaagcagcgccctccaaggcctctgcgtccactcctgacctgtttgagttcctgtcttggccCCCTTTGATTAAGTAGACGTGtgagccgaataaaccctttcctccctgtgcTTCGGTCATGGTGTTCACCACgataatagaaaccctgactgtcACCAGACTTTCTCCAATCCCGTGGGTTattcttttttgtatttatttgtgtggtaGGGGGCAGTGTAAACCAAACAAacgctctcctccccttccccatttgcttttggtcacagtgtttcatctCAGCCACAGTGACCATGACTACGGCAGCCGTTGTGCACAGTTGCTTGGGACCTGCCTCTACTGTAAGTGTCACAGCTCTGGCTTTCTGGATGTAGGAAGCTGAGCCTGCAAGGCGTGTGGCACATGTAAGGCCACTTGATAAGCGGGTGGTGAACCTACTTGATCCGGATTCAGATCTCGAACTTACAGTCCAAGGACAGAGAGCAGAGTAAGGTTGTGTAGGTGGCTGCTCCGAGCCTGGGGCCTCACCTCGCCTGTGGGGCCACCAGGCCGCCGCTTATGACTGGACACTCTGCTGCGGCGCATTCGACGGAATGACTGACGGAGAGACTTCTTGAGGGACTTCACTCGAGACAGTGGGCCCTCCAGGGCCAGCTGGTCACTGGGGTGAAGTGTGCACCTTGAGGAAGCGGGAAGTCACATCAGGCCCAAGGAGGTCCTCACACCGTCCCAGTCCCAAACCCTTGATGCCCTGCTCACTTGACAAAGACCTGCCGCCGCTGCTGGTGATCAAAGAGGCCGAAACCGTGGCTGGTACCAAAGGCCACGAGCCGCCACTCGGAGTGCAGAGCCAGAGAGGTGACCACAGCCGGGGGCTGGCACTGCACCAACACAAAGGGCTGAAAGCCTGCCTCAAAGCACACGGGCCCGGGGCGGGCGGCGAGGCGCTCGTGCCCCTTCCAGCGGTAACCCTCCTGGTCCTGCAGCAGGTCGGCCTCCACCTGCTCCACGGCATGCTCCGCCGCCTCATCATTCAGCTCCAACACCAGCACCtgagggaggtgggggtggcaGATAGCTCAGCAGAGGTGAGACAGTCCAGCCCCATCAAAGGACCAAAGTCCAAGGCCTCTGCCTGACTCCAGTCCAAATTCTCATTTCTGGAGGCGGAACAGCAGTCAGTCTGGGGTCAGTCGATACTGGAATCAAACATCCTGCATCTGCTGGGAAAGCTGCAGGTGTGCTCCTAACGATGCCCGTGGGCAGGGGTTCCTGGCCCCACCTCCACAAAGCCATCTAACCCCTGTGCCCTCAACCCCACCCTGCCCAGCCTGCTACCTGCCCTGCCGTGCCTGCCACAGCCAGGTAGCCACTGTATTTGCAGAGGAAAATCTTCTGGATGCCCAGCCGAGGGTCGTCACTGTAGGGGTCAAAAGAGCCCACCTGCCAAGGGAAGGGGATGGCCCGTGAGTGGCCAAGGGCGCAGCCTAGCAGGTCTCCTGCACCCCCAGTTCCCAGGCTCCTGGCCTCACCTTGCGGagtgggggccactcctcctcacCCTGGGCACTGATGTTCTCGCTGAGGTCTGCATCTgtgaggaacaccctcacagtGCTCAGCTTGTAGAGCAGCCGTAAGCAGACACCCGAGGCATCCCAGAAGCGCACTGTGCCGTCCTCGTGCCTGTGGGTGGAGCCTGGTGAGGGCTGTGTCAGCCAGGGTGCCTGGGGCCTCAGCGTCCCCCCTTGGAAATGGGAAAGTAGCTGTTAAAGCCACCTACCCCGTGAGCAGCAGGTCcctctggggtgggggcggggccagGCTGGTGCCGCCATCAATGGGCCACCCCTAGAAGAAGAGAGCAGGAAGTCAAAGAGAACCTGGGCCCAGGCCACCAGTGGGCTCGGGGCTCGGGCTGGCCCTACCATGGTGGAGAAGTGCGAGTTCTGACGGCTGCCTGCGGCGATGATGCGTTCCCACAGCTTCAAGGGGATGTTGGAGACGTGGTGGGAGCAGGTGATGGCGGAGCAGTGCAGGGAAGCCAGGTAGGGCAACTGGACCGGCGGCCAGCCGGGCGTCTGCAGGTCAATCACCACCAGCTCCTCCTCGGCTAGCACCACAAGGGCGTAGGGGTCATCAAAGGCTGGAGAACGGGCGGGCGGACAGTCAGGGCTGGGAAGATCTGGCCCATGGATGAGGCGCCAGGCTGGGAGCCGGATCCATCAATCTGTAATGCTTGCCACTTGCAAACTAAGAGCTGCAAGCTGAAGTGTCATGACCACGGCCTCTCTGCGAGGCCGAGGCTGCTGCAGACGCCAGGGGCCCTCAGAGCTAAACAAGGGGCCCTGAGCTCAGTCAGGCATGGGAGCAGCTACAAGCCCCGGGGAAATTCTTCCCAGTGTTTGGCCTTGACTGACGACCTGATGTCAAGGAGGGATGGTAGTAAGGCCACACAGTGCCTCAGTTTGCCCCTCAGTTTGGCCCAAAGCAAGGACAGGAAGCAAGTTAGAGAGAGCAGCGTCTGTGTCTCCACTGGAGCAGCCTCCGCCTGTGAACTGCTTATCACAGAAGAGATGAGAGGAGGGATAGCTCTAGACAGCCGGAGCAACAAGATGGGAGGAGAGggtgagaaagaggaaaacacgGGCCTAGGGTCTCCCTGGGAGTGGGAATCTCAGAAAAAAGACTcaggccaggcgtggtggcgcacgcctataatcccagcacttggaggcagaagcgggcggatttctgagggcggatttctgagttcgaggccagcctggtctacagagtgagttccaggacagccagggctacacagagaaaccctgtcttgaaaaaccaataaataaacaaacaaacaaacaaacaaaccaagaaagaaagaaagaaagaaagaaagaaagaaagaaagaaagaaagaaagaaagaaagaaagaaagaaagaaagaaagaaagaagactcaGAGGCAGGAGAGTATGGAGCAGCCCACCTACGCCCCCTGAGTATCTCAGCTCATGGTCATCAGTAGAGCAAGCCTGGCCTCCCTCTCCTAGACAGTTCCCAGGTCTCCCTGTGTCTACACCAACCCTTACAGGTCTTTGTCTGTTTTTTCATCTATGAGGCTGACTCGGGGCTGGCCCCACATGGCCACCTGCTACCTCACCCAGACTTCAACCACATCTAAGCCAGGGCCCTCTCGCCAATCTGGATTGGCATAAATCCAGCAACACAGAAGTGCCCGAATTGGGCCAAATCCCTCAAAGAGGGGTTGGGACAGGTAAGAGGTGtggcctggaaagatggcctTCCAGACTGGGTCTCCACCTGGGAGaatgggaaggagagacagaggagggttCACAGATGTCATTGGTACAAGGAAGGATAATACAGCCCGGAACCCGGGAAGGGTGGCAGGTTTGTGAGAGTGGCCTCTGAAACTGTCCCCACATCGGGCCTCAAAACAATAACTCTTTCTAAAGAAATGAAGCTGTGGCCAGAGTCGGGAACTCCATCTACACAGCGGCCTTCATTCTCACACCTGCCCAGCACCACAACGTCCAACGCTCGCCTACCAGCCGCAGGGTCGGCCTCCGTGAGAACGGTGAAGTCGATGACCCGGGAGGTGAAGTCGAAGGCCGTCTGCTGGCCGTTGTGGACCACCGAGATGCAGTGGCGGTCTCCATAACTGGCCCGTGGCATACCGCCCTGGAAGATGGTGAAGGGCAACCTGCAGGCACAGGAGAAAGGTGGACGGGGCTCCCATGCAACTCCTGACAGTCACAAGCGGGGTTGGCAGCGGGACCTGATGGAGCACACGGGGCAAAGCCCAGCCTTTGTGGCAGGGTCTGGAGGCTGCGGGATGCCTAGAAGGGCAGAGTAGACTCCCGTTTCCTCCCAACTGCAGTGGTGAGGCGGGACATCCGAGCCTTGGGCTTCACAAGCCAACTCTGCTATCGCACAGTGGCCTCCGAAACTGTCCCCACACCCGGGCTCACTACGTACAATTCTTTCTAAAGAAATGAGGCTGTGGCCAGAGTCAGGAACTCCAGCTAACAGCATCTCTCTGCGAAAGTTGAaggaagggatgggaagggatTTTGCAGAAATCGTCCACTGAGAGGTCTAACAACAAATCTGCCCCCACCCGGGACCAAGATCCTAAAGGTCCTCAGTAGGCACTGTCTCCCTGGGCAGGAGCCTGGGGATGTCTCCAGGGAGGTCATCTATCTATACAACGCAGGACGGATAAGGCAGCAACACCTACCCTTGCCTGGTGGTAAGCCAGAAGATTTTGGTTATAGCTTTGCAAGGAAAGGGACCTAAAAGAAAAAGTATTAGCTTGAGCAGGTCTCGCACAAGGCCTAGATCCCTTACTCTAACCACAAGTCAACCTGTAATGGGgagggtttctttgtgcagttCCCCTGGGTACCAGAAAACCAGCTCTGTGGCTTTGAACCAAGCCCTCCCGAATCTCTCTGGGCCCAGATCCTGCTTCTACGAGCTAGGCAGCCCACACCTGAGCCCAGGAAAGCCCACAGATGCTTCTCAGGCAGAAGACCAGGTTAGATCCTCTACAGAGAAGCACTGACCGTAAGGTATAGAGCTGCGCAGAGGTTCCGGGTTCTGGGTGTCACTGGACACGGGCCACTGGCAGTGGCTGCCGTCAGAGTGGCAGGTGACGATCAGGGAGCCATCCCGCTGCCAGGTGACATTCTCCAGTTGctttggagggagagaggaagagatgagagGCTGGGGTCGGGCCTGCGGTCTACACACGGGCCTGCGAGAGTCGCCCTTCCAGAGAGCACCTACCTGACTGCTGAGGAAGTGACTGAGCACCCGGCCGCCCTGAAGGTCCCAGGTGACGACGAGGCCTCGGCTGTAGCCAATGAGGATTTGGTTGCAGTCTCGAGGGTGCTCCTGCAGAGCCTCCACTGTCTCAAACACTCGCCGGTGGCGGGCCTCCTCTGGTAACCTAGGCAAGGGAGTGCCGTGAGCCCATGCAATAATGGGGACCTTGCATGGCATCCTGGGAAGATGGTGGGGCTAGCCACACCACAGTGAGGGTCATGTAGAACAAGACATGGAACTTATATACTAAATGCgcgtgcgcacgcacacgcacacgcacgcacacgcatgcacacacacactcaggggcAGGTATGAAGATAGACACTATAATCCCCAAACTTAGGAGGTAGAAGGATCAGGTAATCAAGATCAAATGCAGCTGTACACTAGCTGGAGGCTAATCTGGGCCCCACAAGACTACAATGTTTACAGATAAATTTAAAATAGCTGA
Proteins encoded in this region:
- the Llgl2 gene encoding LLGL scribble cell polarity complex component 2 isoform X3, which codes for MRRFLRTGHDPARERLKRDLFQFNKTVEHGFPHQPSALGYSPSLRILAIGTRSGAVKLYGAPGVEFMGLHKENNAVLQIHFLPGRCQLVTLLDDNSLHLWSLKTKGGVSELQEEESFTLRGPPASPPSATQITEILPHSSGELLYLGTESGNVFVVQLPGFRTLHNQTICSDEVLQWLPEEARHRRVFETVEALQEHPRDCNQILIGYSRGLVVTWDLQGGRVLSHFLSSQQLENVTWQRDGSLIVTCHSDGSHCQWPVSSDTQNPEPLRSSIPYGPFPCKAITKIFWLTTRQGLPFTIFQGGMPRASYGDRHCISVVHNGQQTAFDFTSRVIDFTVLTEADPAAAFDDPYALVVLAEEELVVIDLQTPGWPPVQLPYLASLHCSAITCSHHVSNIPLKLWERIIAAGSRQNSHFSTMGWPIDGGTSLAPPPPQRDLLLTGHEDGTVRFWDASGVCLRLLYKLSTVRVFLTDADLSENISAQGEEEWPPLRKVGSFDPYSDDPRLGIQKIFLCKYSGYLAVAGTAGQVLVLELNDEAAEHAVEQVEADLLQDQEGYRWKGHERLAARPGPVCFEAGFQPFVLVQCQPPAVVTSLALHSEWRLVAFGTSHGFGLFDHQQRRQVFVKCTLHPSDQLALEGPLSRVKSLKKSLRQSFRRMRRSRVSSHKRRPGGPTGEAQAQAANTKAERTGVQNMELAPVQRKIEARSAEDSFTGFVRTLYFADTYLRDSSRHCPSLWAGTNGGTVYAFSLRVPPAERRTDEPVRAEQAKEIQLMHRAPVVGILVLDGHNVPLPEPLEVAHDLSKSPDMQGSHQLLVVSEEQFKVFTLPKVSAKLKLKLTALEGSRVRRVGVAHFGSCRAEEYGEHHLAVLTNLGDIQVVSMPLLKPQVRYSCIRREDVSGIASCVFTKYGQGFYLISPSEFERFSLSTKWLVEPRCLVDSTSAKNHSRPSNGNGAGPKRTSGQVRNPRSQNDEDAGVLKEVQSTLEGEQRSYGNWRPHGVPVGCRLSHGEAE
- the Llgl2 gene encoding LLGL scribble cell polarity complex component 2 isoform X1, with product MRRFLRTGHDPARERLKRDLFQFNKTVEHGFPHQPSALGYSPSLRILAIGTRSGAVKLYGAPGVEFMGLHKENNAVLQIHFLPGRCQLVTLLDDNSLHLWSLKTKGGVSELQEEESFTLRGPPASPPSATQITEILPHSSGELLYLGTESGNVFVVQLPGFRTLHNQTICSDEVLQWLPEEARHRRVFETVEALQEHPRDCNQILIGYSRGLVVTWDLQGGRVLSHFLSSQQLENVTWQRDGSLIVTCHSDGSHCQWPVSSDTQNPEPLRSSIPYGPFPCKAITKIFWLTTRQGLPFTIFQGGMPRASYGDRHCISVVHNGQQTAFDFTSRVIDFTVLTEADPAAAFDDPYALVVLAEEELVVIDLQTPGWPPVQLPYLASLHCSAITCSHHVSNIPLKLWERIIAAGSRQNSHFSTMGWPIDGGTSLAPPPPQRDLLLTGHEDGTVRFWDASGVCLRLLYKLSTVRVFLTDADLSENISAQGEEEWPPLRKVGSFDPYSDDPRLGIQKIFLCKYSGYLAVAGTAGQVLVLELNDEAAEHAVEQVEADLLQDQEGYRWKGHERLAARPGPVCFEAGFQPFVLVQCQPPAVVTSLALHSEWRLVAFGTSHGFGLFDHQQRRQVFVKCTLHPSDQLALEGPLSRVKSLKKSLRQSFRRMRRSRVSSHKRRPGGPTGEAQAQAANTKAERTGVQNMELAPVQRKIEARSAEDSFTGFVRTLYFADTYLRDSSRHCPSLWAGTNGGTVYAFSLRVPPAERRTDEPVRAEQAKEIQLMHRAPVVGILVLDGHNVPLPEPLEVAHDLSKSPDMQGSHQLLVVSEEQFKVFTLPKVSAKLKLKLTALEGSRVRRVGVAHFGSCRAEEYGEHHLAVLTNLGDIQVVSMPLLKPQVRYSCIRREDVSGIASCVFTKYGQGFYLISPSEFERFSLSTKWLVEPRCLVDSTSAKNHSRPSNGNGAGPKRTSGQVRNPRSQNDEDEKKPGPVMEHALLSDASGVLKEVQSTLEGEQRSYGNWRPHGVPVGCRLSHGEAE
- the Llgl2 gene encoding LLGL scribble cell polarity complex component 2 isoform X2, with product MRRFLRTGHDPARERLKRDLFQFNKTVEHGFPHQPSALGYSPSLRILAIGTRSGAVKLYGAPGVEFMGLHKENNAVLQIHFLPGRCQLVTLLDDNSLHLWSLKTKGGVSELQEEESFTLRGPPASPPSATQITEILPHSSGELLYLGTESGNVFVVQLPGFRTLHNQTICSDEVLQWLPEEARHRRVFETVEALQEHPRDCNQILIGYSRGLVVTWDLQGGRVLSHFLSSQQLENVTWQRDGSLIVTCHSDGSHCQWPVSSDTQNPEPLRSSIPYGPFPCKAITKIFWLTTRQGLPFTIFQGGMPRASYGDRHCISVVHNGQQTAFDFTSRVIDFTVLTEADPAAAFDDPYALVVLAEEELVVIDLQTPGWPPVQLPYLASLHCSAITCSHHVSNIPLKLWERIIAAGSRQNSHFSTMGWPIDGGTSLAPPPPQRDLLLTGHEDGTVRFWDASGVCLRLLYKLSTVRVFLTDADLSENISAQGEEEWPPLRKVGSFDPYSDDPRLGIQKIFLCKYSGYLAVAGTAGQVLVLELNDEAAEHAVEQVEADLLQDQEGYRWKGHERLAARPGPVCFEAGFQPFVLVQCQPPAVVTSLALHSEWRLVAFGTSHGFGLFDHQQRRQVFVKCTLHPSDQLALEGPLSRVKSLKKSLRQSFRRMRRSRVSSHKRRPGGPTGEAQAQAANTKAERTGVQNMELAPVQRKIEARSAEDSFTGFVRTLYFADTYLRDSSRHCPSLWAGTNGGTVYAFSLRVPPAERRTDEPVRAEQAKEIQLMHRAPVVGILVLDGHNVPLPEPLEVAHDLSKSPDMQGSHQLLVVSEEQFKVFTLPKVSAKLKLKLTALEGSRVRRVGVAHFGSCRAEEYGEHHLAVLTNLGDIQVVSMPLLKPQVRYSCIRREDVSGIASCVFTKYGQGFYLISPSEFERFSLSTKWLVEPRCLVDSTSAKNHSRPSNGNGAGPKRTSGQVRNPRSQNDEDEKKPGPVMEHALLSDAWVLKEVQSTLEGEQRSYGNWRPHGVPVGCRLSHGEAE
- the Llgl2 gene encoding LLGL scribble cell polarity complex component 2 isoform X4, which produces MRRFLRTGHDPARERLKRDLFQFNKTVEHGFPHQPSALGYSPSLRILAIGTRSGAVKLYGAPGVEFMGLHKENNAVLQIHFLPGRCQLVTLLDDNSLHLWSLKTKGGVSELQEEESFTLRGPPASPPSATQITEILPHSSGELLYLGTESGNVFVVQLPGFRTLHNQTICSDEVLQWLPEEARHRRVFETVEALQEHPRDCNQILIGYSRGLVVTWDLQGGRVLSHFLSSQQLENVTWQRDGSLIVTCHSDGSHCQWPVSSDTQNPEPLRSSIPYGPFPCKAITKIFWLTTRQGLPFTIFQGGMPRASYGDRHCISVVHNGQQTAFDFTSRVIDFTVLTEADPAAAFDDPYALVVLAEEELVVIDLQTPGWPPVQLPYLASLHCSAITCSHHVSNIPLKLWERIIAAGSRQNSHFSTMGWPIDGGTSLAPPPPQRDLLLTGHEDGTVRFWDASGVCLRLLYKLSTVRVFLTDADLSENISAQGEEEWPPLRKVGSFDPYSDDPRLGIQKIFLCKYSGYLAVAGTAGQVLVLELNDEAAEHAVEQVEADLLQDQEGYRWKGHERLAARPGPVCFEAGFQPFVLVQCQPPAVVTSLALHSEWRLVAFGTSHGFGLFDHQQRRQVFVKCTLHPSDQLALEGPLSRVKSLKKSLRQSFRRMRRSRVSSHKRRPGGPTGEAQAQAANTKAERTGVQNMELAPVQRKIEARSAEDSFTGFVRTLYFADTYLRDSSRHCPSLWAGTNGGTVYAFSLRVPPAERRTDEPVRAEQAKEIQLMHRAPVVGILVLDGHNVPLPEPLEVAHDLSKSPDMQGSHQLLVVSEEQFKVFTLPKVSAKLKLKLTALEGSRVRRVGVAHFGSCRAEEYGEHHLAVLTNLGDIQVVSMPLLKPQVRYSCIRREDVSGIASCVFTKYGQGFYLISPSEFERFSLSTKWLVEPRCLVDSTSAKNHSRPSNGNGAGPKRTSGQVRNPRSQNDEDGVLKEVQSTLEGEQRSYGNWRPHGVPVGCRLSHGEAE